One genomic segment of uncultured Desulfobacter sp. includes these proteins:
- a CDS encoding metal-dependent hydrolase, with protein sequence MKLRYFSHSAFQITCDDGLKILIDPFFDDNPTSPVKAEDVDADYILISHGHWDHLGNTLDIAQRCNALCICENELGLYLEGKGLSVHRMHIGGAFEFEFGRIKLTQALHSSVTPDNVCHGTPTGFVITINGTSLYHTGDTGLFSDMKLIGQLDNIHTMMVPIGGNFTMGVEDAAMACDFVKPVQAVPMHYNTFDVIRANPEDFCAKISANGIECKIMNFGDQISIQS encoded by the coding sequence ATGAAACTTAGATATTTTTCCCACTCCGCTTTTCAGATTACCTGTGATGACGGTTTGAAAATTCTTATTGACCCATTTTTTGATGATAATCCCACCTCACCGGTTAAGGCTGAAGATGTTGACGCAGACTATATTTTGATCAGCCATGGCCACTGGGATCACCTTGGCAATACCCTGGACATTGCCCAAAGATGCAATGCTCTATGCATCTGCGAAAACGAACTTGGCCTTTATTTGGAAGGTAAGGGCCTTAGCGTCCATAGAATGCACATCGGCGGCGCCTTTGAGTTTGAATTCGGCAGGATTAAGCTGACCCAGGCCCTTCACAGTTCAGTAACCCCGGATAATGTCTGCCACGGCACACCCACGGGATTTGTGATCACCATAAATGGGACAAGCCTCTATCATACCGGTGATACCGGCTTATTTTCCGATATGAAGCTTATTGGGCAGCTTGACAATATTCATACCATGATGGTGCCCATCGGCGGCAACTTCACCATGGGAGTTGAAGATGCAGCCATGGCCTGTGATTTTGTAAAACCGGTTCAGGCCGTTCCCATGCACTACAACACATTTGATGTGATCAGGGCAAATCCTGAAGATTTCTGTGCCAAAATCAGTGCCAATGGCATTGAATGCAAAATTATGAATTTTGGTGACCAGATCAGTATTCAATCCTAA